A genome region from Clupea harengus chromosome 7, Ch_v2.0.2, whole genome shotgun sequence includes the following:
- the si:ch73-337l15.2 gene encoding glutathione hydrolase 6, with protein sequence MFYTVRYEKVPSNMLEETERGERDDDEEGGEALVYLRPPSARQRRSCLGRSEMWLRITVALVLLAIALGFVFCEWSGCGAEQESGDSQMAHADNGSEGHGHHHHTEDEDDDEDDDRDHEEHGDNHNHNHTHSDSLFHHAAIITGSTTCSRAGRKLLQDGGNVVDAGIAALLCLGVVHPHTAGIGGTFSAIFYNHTTGSLKAIQPSIPRNNLNTYGIPAILPGIKRLHAQYGNLEWAKLFEDAIRLAKDGFQIDHILTSALLSNERMIVQSQLCTLFCDENGRVKSAGSNVTNPNLSELLRSVSLNDSHFPEILAMKLAEDISPAERPDFVRDIRRVRGEINDPLIAEEEKYTLLSGSLPFSGSVLSDALVKATEQIHSLHNRTDLNSSAPSLLSLLEFAKEIYNTALAEENGSLVERLAMNVASSQIGVLHSQGHFLVMSASLNSSWGSGRYLPSTGVVLSDFVSNISAGVPLLNFPLVAKIKNMVDDDDDDDDEHSDEDVQVIAVTGGLSALLNAAQILTNRLDYSMSAQEAVQSPLFHFAQGSAGSVTVCVSSVSNGTDGFTLPWEEGDQRQPTHRCTDDSEAMLLQLHAGHVGVYGAPALKSHTDGF encoded by the exons GCCGTCTGCCCGCCAGAGGAGAAGTTGTTTGGGAAGGAGTGAGATGTGGCTACGCATAACAGTGGCACTGGTCCTCCTTGCCATTGCGCTGGGCTTTGTGTTCTGCGAGTGGTCTGGCTGCGGTGCGGAGCAGGAGAGCGGGGACAGCCAGATGGCGCACGCTGACAATGGCAGCGAAGGACATGGGCACCATCACCACACagaagatgaggatgatgatgaggatgatgaccgTGACCATGAAGAACATGGtgacaaccacaaccacaaccacactcacTCCGATTCTCTCTTCCACCATGCTGCCATCATCACCGGCTCGA cTACTTGTTCCAGGGCCGGGAGAAAACTTCTCCAAGATGGAGGGAACGTGGTTGATGCAGGAATTGCGGCCCTCCTTTGTCTGGGAGTAGTCCATCCCCATACAGCCGGCATAG GTGGAACCTTTTCAGCTATTTTTTATAACCACACAACTGGATCTCTGAAGGCAATTCAACCCTCAATCCCAAGGAACAATTTAAACACTTACGGTATTCCTGCCATTCTGCCAGGAATCAAACGTTTACATGCCCAGTATGGAAATCTGGAGTGGGCGAAGCTGTTTGAGGATGCCATAAGACTGGCCAAGGATGGATTCCAGATTGACCATATTCTCACCTCGGCTCTACTGAGTAACGAGAGAATGATTGTCCAATCACAGCTGTGCACTCTGTTCTGTGATGAGAATGGCCGCGTGAAATCTGCGGGCTCAAATGTCACCAACCCAAATCTATCAGAGCTCCTGCGCAGTGTCAGCCTAAATGACTCTCATTTCCCAGAAATACTGGCCATGAAATTGGCTGAGGACATCTCCCCGGCAGAGAGGCCAGATTTTGTCCGTGACATTCGGCGCGTCAGAGGAGAAATCAATGACCCTCTTATCGCAGAGGAAGAAAAATACACCCTCCTCTCGGGCTCTCTTCCATTCTCAGGGTCTGTCCTATCAGATGCATTAGTGAAAGCCACCGAGCAGATCCACTCCCTGCACAATCGCACAGATCTTAACAGCTCTGCCCCTTCTCTCCTCAGTCTTTTAGAGTTTGCTAAGGAAATATATAACACTGCCCTGGCAGAGGAGAATGGGAGCCTGGTGGAGAGGCTAGCCATGAATGTAGCCAGTTCTCAGATTGGGGTGCTGCACAGCCAAGGTCACTTTCTGGTCATGTCAGCGTCACTCAACAGCTCCTGGGGGTCTGGACGCTACTTGCCGTCCACCGGCGTCGTTCTGAGTGATTTTGTTTCAAACATTAGCGCAGGTGTTCCGCTCTTGAACTTCCCTTTGGTAGCAAAGATTAAAAACATGgttgacgacgatgatgatgatgacgatgagcATTCAGACGAGGATGTACAGGTCATTGCTGTGACTGGGGGACTTTCTGCTCTGTTGAATGCTGCTCAGATCTTAACAAACAGGTTGGATTACAGCATGTCTGCTCAGGAAGCCGTGCAGAGCCCTCTCTTCCATTTTGCCCAGGGAAGTGCTgggtctgtgactgtgtgtgtgtcctccgtGTCTAATGGCACAGACGGCTTCACTCTGCCTTGGGAGGAGGGTGACCAGCGACAGCCGACACATAGATGCACTGATGACTCCGAAGccatgctgctgcagctgcatgCAGGACACGTGGGAGTGTACGGGGCCCCAGCGCTAAAATCACACACTGATGGATTTTGA